The nucleotide sequence CCGCAACGGCGACTTCGCGGCCAGCGAGTCCGGCGCCCCGTACACCGAGCAGACGTCGGTGTGGCACTACGTCTCCGGTGTCGACGTCCAGGGCGGATCCCCCGCCTCGAACGCGAAGGCTTCGATCGTCGCGCTGGGCGACTCGATCACCGACGGCTACGGGTCAGCCCCAGCGGCCAACCACCGCTGGCCGGACTACCTCGCCGATCGGCTGCACGACCGCTACGGCGTGCTCAACGCCGGCATCAGCGCCAACCGGCTGCTGCTCGACGTCCCCGGCTCGAGCGCCGGCCAGAACGCGCTCTCCCGGTTCGACCGGGACGTCCTGAGCGTCGGTGCCGTGCGGACGCTGATCGTGCTGGAGGGCATCAACGACATCCAGCAGGAGCCGCACCAGACCGACCCGGCCGCGATCACGTCGGCGTACCGCCAGCTGGTGGCGCAGGCGCACGCGCGCGGCATCCGGGTGCTCGGCGGCACGCTCACGCCGTTCAAGGGCTGGCGCGTCTACGACGACACCCTCGAAGCGACCCGCCAGGCGGTGAACGCGTTCATCCGCACCAGCGGGGTCTTCGACGCCGTCATCGACTTCGACGCCGCGGTCCGCGACCCGGCCGACCCGCTCCGGATGCTCCCGGCCTACGACTCCGGCGACCACCTCCACCCCGGTGACGCGGGCTACGAGCGGATGGCCGCCGCCGTCCGGCTCGACCGGCTCTGATCCCGGGGGATGAACAGCACCGCGACCAGGCTCAGCACCGCCACGGCCACCAGGTAGAGCGACACCGAAAGCGAAGTGCCGGTGGCGGTCTGCAACGCCGTCGCGATCAACGGCGCGAAGCCACCGCCCAGTACCGCGCCGACGGCGTAGGAGAACGAAGCCCCGCTGTAGCGGTAACGCGGCTCGAACAGCTCCGCGAACAACGCCGACTGCGGCCCGTAGGTGGCCCCGAGGCCGATGTTGAGCACCACCACCGCCACGATCAGCCACGCCGTCGCCCGCGTGTCGACGAGCAGGAAGAACGGGATCGGCCAGACCACCAGGAGCACCGATCCGGCCAGGTACACCGGTTTGCGGCCCACGCGGTCGGACCACGCCGCCGAGGCGAGGATGCTCACCAGCCAGGTCACGCTGCCCACGATCACCACGACGAGCAGTGTGGTGCGGTTGATCTTGAGCACCGAGGTGCCGTAGGACAGCAGGTAGGCCAGGAAGATGTACCCGATCGCGGTGTTGGCGATGAAGCTGCCGGAGGCCACCAGCAGTGCCCGCGGCCGCTCGCGCAGCACGTCGACCATCGGCCGGCTGCTGCGCTCCTCCGCCTCCCGCAACCGGGAGAACACCGGGCTTTCCTCGATCCGCAGCCGGATCACCAGGCCGATGCCGACGAGCACGATGCTCGCCAGGAACGGCACCCGCCAGCCCCACGCGGCGAACTGCGCGTCGGTCAGCGCGCGGCCGAGGACGAAGAACATCAGCTGCGCCAGGATCAATCCGGCCGGGACGCCGATCTGCGAGAACGCGCCGTACCGGCCGCGGCGCCCCTCGGGCGCGTGCTCGACCGCCATCAGCGCCGCCCCGCCCCATTCGCCGCCCGCGCTCAGCCCCTGCAGCAGCCGCAGGACGAGCAGCAGGACGGGCGCCCAGACCCCGATCGCGGAGTACGTCGGCAGCAGCCCGACGCCGACGGTGGCCACGCCCATCAGCAGCAGTGACAGCACCAGCATCGCCTTGCGGCCCACGCGATCGCCGAAGTGGCCCCAGAGGATCCCGCCGACCGGGCGGGCCAGGAACCCGACCCCGAGCGTCGCGAACGCGGCCAGGGTCCCGGAAGCGGGCGACAGCGTCGTGAAGAACAGCTTGCCGAACACGAGCGCCGTCGCCGTGCTGTAGATGAAGTAGTCGTACCACTCGATGGTGGTCCCCACCGCGCTCGCCACGGCGACCCGCCGCAAGGGCCGGGCCGCGACCGCGCGGCTGCTCACGAGCCTGCTAGTGCGGCCGCCGGGACCAGGTCGTCCACGAGCAGGTCCATCAGCAGCCCGTCGTGCCAGTTGCCGTCCGGACCGCGCTCGTAGGACCGCATCGTGCCGACCGGGCGGAAACCGAGCGACCGGTAGAGCCGGATCGCCGCCTCGTTGCCGGCCGCGGGGTCGATCACCAGCCGGTGGTGCCCCCGCTCCGTGAACAGGTGTTCGGCCAGCGTGCGGATGGCGTCCGCGCCGAGGCCGCGCCCCTGGAAGTCCGGGTGCACCGCGATGTCGATCCCGGCGTGGCGGTACTGCGGGTCGGCCTCCTCGAAGGCCAGTTCGATGCCGACGACGACGTCCTCGTGTTCGACGGCGTAGGTCGTGGTGCCTTCGTCGGGGTCCAGCAGATAGGACACCTGGGCGGCCACCGGCTCCTCGGCGTCGGCCCACCAGCGGGCGACTTCGGGGTGCGACAGGATCTCCTCGAACCGGGCGGCGTCCGGGGCGGCGGCAGGCCGCAGCCGGACACGGCTTCCGGTGATCAGGCCGGTCATCGGCCCAGTGTCGCCCGCCCGGGCGTCCCCTGTCGAGGGCCGAACGGACTGCTCAGGCGTACACCGTGACGACGTCCTGCCCCGCGTCGGCCACCTTGCGCAGCGCCGCGAGCACGGCGTCGATCACCTCGGCGTCGTCCTCGTCCAGGTCGCCGGGGCGGTCGTCCCCCGCTTTCGCGAGGGCTTCGGCGAGCTCGCCGGCGAGCACGAACCCGACCATCGGGTAGTCGGTCCAGACGATGCCTTCGAGGTTGCGCGAGAGCAGGTGGTCGGCCACGTCGGCGCCCAGCAGCCCGGCGAGCACGCCGTCGAACAGCTCCTCGCGGAACCGGTCGCCGCCCGCGGAGGAATGCCCGGTGCGGCCGGCCTCCTCGCCCATCGCCAACGCCGTGCGCGCGACGGTGTCGGCCACCTCCGGTGTGGGTTCGCCGCCACCGGCGTCGCGGAACGCCGCCACCACCGGGTCGGCGGCCACCCGTGCCCGGAACTCGTCCGCCGACGCGGCGCGGAAGACCAGCGCGTAACCCATGCTCTACTCCCCGTACCCCGGCGTCACCTTGACGACCGCCTTGCCGTCCGGGCCGACCGTCGTGTTGACCGGAACGTACTTCACCGGCGGATGGCCGTTGTGGATGGCGTTCCAGATCGAGGTCCCGACCTCGCCCCGGCCGTCGTAGGTCGCGTTCTCCGGCTTGCTGTTCTTCATGTTCGCGGCGACGTCCTTGAGGTATTCCGTGCTGCCCTGGTCCATCCGGTGTTCGTTGGGCCGGTTCGCGGGCGGCACCGGGGCGCCGGTGTCCGGGTCGAACTTCTGCACGCGGCCGTGCATCGGGCCGCCCGTCAGCGTCGACCCGTTGCCCTTCGCCTCGACGACGTGCATGGTCTTGCCGTCCCAGTAGGCGACGTCGGCGACGTTGTTGCCGTTGAAGGCGACCGCGTTCGGCCACGGCTCGCCCGGCTTGGTGCCGTACTTGCCCGCCGGCAGCGGGTTGGCCTTCGTCGGCGTGATCATGTCGAGGTCGTCCTTGCCGGTGACCTTCTTCAGGTAGTCGTGCGCCCCGGCCTCGCCGACGTCCTCGGACCGCTTGACCTTCGTCTTGCCCTCGGAGTCCTTCAGGCGCCTGCCGAGCGGGTTGTTCGGGTCGTCCTTCGGGAAGTTCTTGTACTTGTCGATCGCCGGGTCCTTGAGGTCGTCGTTGACGATGTCCCCGGGCTTGAAGTCCTGGCCGGTCTTCGGCTTCTTGCTCGAGCCGGAGCCGGACGCGTTCGTCGAGTCGTCCTCGGACCGCTGGCGCTTCGGGGGCGCCTTGTCGCTGACCTTCCCGCACGGGGACACCGTCGCCGTGAGCCCCAGCGGGTCGGCCGCGAGGAGCGGGTTCGCCACGTAGGCGACCGGGTTCGGGGCGGGTTCGAGACCCAGCGGGTCCGGGCTGAGGTACCGCGCGGTCGCCGGGTCGTAGTAGCGGTAGACGTTGTAGTGCAGTCCGGTCTCGGCGTCGCGGTACTGGCCGGGGAAGCGCAGCGGCGTGCCGGCCTGCTCTTGAGGGGACACTGTCTCTTGGGGGAGCACAGGGTTGCCCCACAGGTCCGCCTCGCCGCGCCACAGCAGCGCACCGGCCGCGTCGACGAGCTCGATCGGCGAGCCCACCTGGTCGGTGACGATCGTGGCCAGCCGGCCGGAAGCCAGCTGCGCCAGGGGTTTTCCGTCGTCCGGGTGGTATTCCCAGGTGGTGACCCGGGTGCCGGCCTGTTCCTCGACGAGGGTGGTGCCGTCCCAGCTGAACAGCACCTGCTCGGCCACCACCGGAGCACCGCCCTGGCCCGCGACGATCCGCTGTTTCGCGGTGCGCCGGCCGAGCGGGTCGTACCGGTAGCGCCAGTGGCTGCCGTCCGGTGTGACGACGCCGGTGAGCCGGCCGAGGGCGTTCCACGTGTAGTGCCACACAGCGCCCGAGGCGTCCCGGCGGGACACGAGCCTGCCGTGGGCGTCGTATTCGTAGGCGGTGGTGTCCGACGCCGTCAGCCGGGTGCCGGTGTAGAACCGGCGTTCCCGCGCGGTGCCGGTGATGTTGCCGGCGCCGTCGTAGCGGTACTGCTCGGCGCGGTTCGGGCCGGCGACCGCGGTGACCCGGCCGGCGGCGTCGAGCTGGTAGCGCACCGGGCCGGTCACGTCGTCGTCGACGACGGCGAGCTCGCCGTCGGGCCGGTAGTCGTAACCGCGCGAGTGCACGCGCCGCCCGGCGACCGTCACGGCCTGGCCGGTGAGGCGCTCCCCCGCGTAGGCCTGTTCGAGCACGACGTCACCGAAGACGCGCCGGGTTTCGGCGCCGCCCTCGTGCCCGAAGCGGATCGACTGGCCGGCGGTCTGCAGCGCGACCGGGACACCGTCCGGGTCGAACCGCCATACACTGTCCACTCCGGACGGTGTGCGGCGGTGCACGAGGTGGTTTTCGTCGTCGTAGCCGAACGAAATCGTGCGGCCGTCGACGGTGTGGGTGAGCACGCGACCTTGGTCGTCGCGTTCGATGTCCACTCGGGACTCGGCGTTCGCCGCGCCGGCGAGCCGGCCGACCGGGTCGTGGGCGAACGTGGTGAGCTCGTCGGCCGTGCGGCGCGAGACGACGTTGCCGAGGACGTCGTAGGCGTACTCGACGACCAGGCCGCCGGCCTCCGAGCGCACCAAGCGCCCGGCGGCGTCGTGGGTGTAGCGGGTCACCCGGCCGTCGAAGTCGGACTCGGCGGCGAGGCGCCCGGCCGGGTCGTAGGTGTAGTGCCAGGTCAGCCCGGCCGGGTTGGTCACCGCGACCAGCCGCAGCTCGGTGTCGTAGGTGTACGCCGTCCGCGCGCCGGTCGGGTCGGTGACCGCGGTCAGCAGGTCGAACGGCCCGTATTCGCGGGCTTCGGCCTGGCCGAGCAGGCCGGTGTGGCCGAGTTCGTTGCCCTGCCGGTCGTAGCGCCAGACCTCCTGCACCCCGGCCGGCGTGGTCCGGGCCAGCAGCTTGCCTTCGACGCTCCAGCGCAGCGCGGACCGCCCGCCCGCGTCGACGACGGCCTTGGGGCGGCCGAACAGGTCGGTGCCGTCGCCGCGCTCGCGCAGCTCGGCGGCGGTGGCCGCCGCGGTGCCGGGCTCGTCCGGGCTCAAGGCTTCTTCGGCGGAACCGTCGGCGATGCCGGGCAGCGTGGTGTACGGATCGGGCGCGCTGCCGGCCGGGTAGTGGCGACGCCAAACGCGGCCGGCGGCCTCGACCGCGATGTCCCAGGCGCCGTCGAGGTGCCGGGTGAGGGCGACGCGGCTGCCGTCGGGCCGCACGACCGCCCGCAGTTCGCCGGCTTCGCCGTGCTCGAACAGCGTCGTGTGGCCGAGCGGGTCGGTCCGGCTCAGCATGCGGTCGTAGCGGTCCCACGTGTACGCCGTGACCGCGCCGAGCGGGTCGATGTCGCGCACGAGCTGGCCGAGCTCGTTGAAGTGGTGTTCGCTGGTGTGGCCGAGCGAGTCGGTGAACCTGGTGACCCGCTGGGCGGGGTCGTAGGCGAACCGGCCGTCGAGGAAACCGCCGTCCCCGACGGTGACCACGCAGCGCCCCGCGGCGTCGTAGACGTAGCGGTACCAGACGCCGTTGCGGTCGTGCCAGCCGGTGATCCGGCCGGCGTCGTCGTATTCGAACCGGACCGGCGTGTCCGACGAGTCGACCACGGCGACCAGCCGCCCGCGCGGGTCGTAGTCGTAGCGCACGGCGCGGACGCGGTAGCCGGTGTCGCCGTCGACGACGTCCACCGCCACCACGCGGCCGCGGTCGGTGGTGAGGGCCACCTCGTAGCCCGCCGAGTGCGTCAGGCGCGCCGGCGCGCCGGAAGGCGTGTAGGCACACGAAATGACGGCGCCGCCGGCGTCTTCGACCTGCTGCAGCGGCTGCAGCGCGCCGCCGCGGCCGGGCAGCGGCGCGAAGGTGAGCGTGCGCCGGGCCAGGGGGTCGTGCAGCGTGTAGCCGGTCGCCGTGCGGGTCAGCGGCCGCCGCGGTCCTTCCAGCGGCAGCACCGGGACGCCGGGCTCGGCGTGCGGGTACACCAGGATCAGGCCGTCGGCGGAGAAGTAGCAGACGTGCTCGTCGTCGAGCTCGAGCCGCTGGTCCACAGTGGACGTCCACGTCGGACCGAACCACAGCCCGGCCCGGTAGGACGAGATGTGCGTGCGGTCGAGCACGAGGGCATCCGGCAGCTCGAGGTCGCGCTGTTCCAGCACGACGTCCCCGTTCGCGACGTCGACCGGGTCGGACTTGCAGACGCGGTCGTCCGGGCCGACGCCGCGGTCGCGCGGGTTGTCCGGCTTGTTCGACGAGCCCCCGCCCTTGCCGCCGTCGCCCTTGCCCGCACCCGAGGGCGTGGTCGAGCCGCCGTTGGGCGTCGGGTCCGGGCCCTTGGGGTTGTCGTCGGGACCCTTCGACGCCGGTGGCGGGTCGGTCTTGGGCGGTGGGTCGGTCTTCGCGCCGGAGGTCGTCGTGCCGTCGCCTTTGGCGCCCGAGGGACTGGTGCCGTCGGTCTTCGGCGGTGGCGCGTCCGGGCCGCCCTTCCCATTGGGACCACCGATGTCCTTCGGCCCACTCTTGATATCCGCGTGCTTCGGCGGCGGCGCAGCCTTACCCGGCTTGATCTTCCGCAACGCCTTCGCCGCGTCCGCGAACAGATCACCCGCCCGCTTCAACAGCGGAATCAGCGCCTTCAACGCCGTCACCAACCGCTTCACCAAATCCGCGATCTTCGACGCCACCTTCGCCACCGCGCCGACCACCTGCGGCACCACCCAGGTCAACCCGATCCCCAAGGTGAACACCACCTGCAACGCCCAGCTGATCAAATGCCCGACCAGCTCAGCAATGATGTCCCGCACCAGCGCCCGGACCGCCGCGACCACCTCACCCGCGGTCTTCACCCCGCTCGAAGCACCCTCACAGCCCTTCTGCGCAGTCTCCAGCAGCGTCACCGTGTCCTGCGCCCGCTGCCGGTAAGTGTCCGCCGCGTTCCCAGTCCAAGACACCGTGTCGGCCTTGACCATGCCAGTCAGGTCTTCCCCGATGCTGCCCAGCTCGGTCGCGACGTTCTTCCACGTCTCCGATTGCGCAGCAATCTCATCGGCATTGCCGGTCAGACCGTTCAAGGCCTCCTTGAGCGGACCGACGTGCTCCATCAGCCACCCGACCCCGGCAGCGAGGATCGCCCCGAACGGATCCATCGCCATCGACAACGCATCCAACGCCGTCCCGACCGCACCCATCGCGACCGACGCCCAGTCACCGCTCTCGATCGCCGACTTCAAGTCATTCGC is from Amycolatopsis mediterranei and encodes:
- a CDS encoding RHS repeat-associated core domain-containing protein, giving the protein MVNPLVAETKDSTKAYSGISLLESANDLKSAIESGDWASVAMGAVGTALDALSMAMDPFGAILAAGVGWLMEHVGPLKEALNGLTGNADEIAAQSETWKNVATELGSIGEDLTGMVKADTVSWTGNAADTYRQRAQDTVTLLETAQKGCEGASSGVKTAGEVVAAVRALVRDIIAELVGHLISWALQVVFTLGIGLTWVVPQVVGAVAKVASKIADLVKRLVTALKALIPLLKRAGDLFADAAKALRKIKPGKAAPPPKHADIKSGPKDIGGPNGKGGPDAPPPKTDGTSPSGAKGDGTTTSGAKTDPPPKTDPPPASKGPDDNPKGPDPTPNGGSTTPSGAGKGDGGKGGGSSNKPDNPRDRGVGPDDRVCKSDPVDVANGDVVLEQRDLELPDALVLDRTHISSYRAGLWFGPTWTSTVDQRLELDDEHVCYFSADGLILVYPHAEPGVPVLPLEGPRRPLTRTATGYTLHDPLARRTLTFAPLPGRGGALQPLQQVEDAGGAVISCAYTPSGAPARLTHSAGYEVALTTDRGRVVAVDVVDGDTGYRVRAVRYDYDPRGRLVAVVDSSDTPVRFEYDDAGRITGWHDRNGVWYRYVYDAAGRCVVTVGDGGFLDGRFAYDPAQRVTRFTDSLGHTSEHHFNELGQLVRDIDPLGAVTAYTWDRYDRMLSRTDPLGHTTLFEHGEAGELRAVVRPDGSRVALTRHLDGAWDIAVEAAGRVWRRHYPAGSAPDPYTTLPGIADGSAEEALSPDEPGTAAATAAELRERGDGTDLFGRPKAVVDAGGRSALRWSVEGKLLARTTPAGVQEVWRYDRQGNELGHTGLLGQAEAREYGPFDLLTAVTDPTGARTAYTYDTELRLVAVTNPAGLTWHYTYDPAGRLAAESDFDGRVTRYTHDAAGRLVRSEAGGLVVEYAYDVLGNVVSRRTADELTTFAHDPVGRLAGAANAESRVDIERDDQGRVLTHTVDGRTISFGYDDENHLVHRRTPSGVDSVWRFDPDGVPVALQTAGQSIRFGHEGGAETRRVFGDVVLEQAYAGERLTGQAVTVAGRRVHSRGYDYRPDGELAVVDDDVTGPVRYQLDAAGRVTAVAGPNRAEQYRYDGAGNITGTARERRFYTGTRLTASDTTAYEYDAHGRLVSRRDASGAVWHYTWNALGRLTGVVTPDGSHWRYRYDPLGRRTAKQRIVAGQGGAPVVAEQVLFSWDGTTLVEEQAGTRVTTWEYHPDDGKPLAQLASGRLATIVTDQVGSPIELVDAAGALLWRGEADLWGNPVLPQETVSPQEQAGTPLRFPGQYRDAETGLHYNVYRYYDPATARYLSPDPLGLEPAPNPVAYVANPLLAADPLGLTATVSPCGKVSDKAPPKRQRSEDDSTNASGSGSSKKPKTGQDFKPGDIVNDDLKDPAIDKYKNFPKDDPNNPLGRRLKDSEGKTKVKRSEDVGEAGAHDYLKKVTGKDDLDMITPTKANPLPAGKYGTKPGEPWPNAVAFNGNNVADVAYWDGKTMHVVEAKGNGSTLTGGPMHGRVQKFDPDTGAPVPPANRPNEHRMDQGSTEYLKDVAANMKNSKPENATYDGRGEVGTSIWNAIHNGHPPVKYVPVNTTVGPDGKAVVKVTPGYGE
- a CDS encoding GNAT family N-acetyltransferase, giving the protein MTGLITGSRVRLRPAAAPDAARFEEILSHPEVARWWADAEEPVAAQVSYLLDPDEGTTTYAVEHEDVVVGIELAFEEADPQYRHAGIDIAVHPDFQGRGLGADAIRTLAEHLFTERGHHRLVIDPAAGNEAAIRLYRSLGFRPVGTMRSYERGPDGNWHDGLLMDLLVDDLVPAAALAGS
- a CDS encoding radical SAM protein yields the protein MGYALVFRAASADEFRARVAADPVVAAFRDAGGGEPTPEVADTVARTALAMGEEAGRTGHSSAGGDRFREELFDGVLAGLLGADVADHLLSRNLEGIVWTDYPMVGFVLAGELAEALAKAGDDRPGDLDEDDAEVIDAVLAALRKVADAGQDVVTVYA
- a CDS encoding MFS transporter; the protein is MSSRAVAARPLRRVAVASAVGTTIEWYDYFIYSTATALVFGKLFFTTLSPASGTLAAFATLGVGFLARPVGGILWGHFGDRVGRKAMLVLSLLLMGVATVGVGLLPTYSAIGVWAPVLLLVLRLLQGLSAGGEWGGAALMAVEHAPEGRRGRYGAFSQIGVPAGLILAQLMFFVLGRALTDAQFAAWGWRVPFLASIVLVGIGLVIRLRIEESPVFSRLREAEERSSRPMVDVLRERPRALLVASGSFIANTAIGYIFLAYLLSYGTSVLKINRTTLLVVVIVGSVTWLVSILASAAWSDRVGRKPVYLAGSVLLVVWPIPFFLLVDTRATAWLIVAVVVLNIGLGATYGPQSALFAELFEPRYRYSGASFSYAVGAVLGGGFAPLIATALQTATGTSLSVSLYLVAVAVLSLVAVLFIPRDQSRSSRTAAAIRS
- a CDS encoding SGNH/GDSL hydrolase family protein, translating into MRRFVALSAAVLAGFALLTTSGSANPESAVPDLARQAVGGWVGTWAAAPAAAVPNTPDGYPGYSIRNVVHTSAGGDRARVHLSNAFGAAPLTFGHVTVAVQATGPDAVPGTLRSLAFGGAPSVVVPAGAEALSDPVDLRVPADTNLLVTTYVPAKSGPVTYHPLATQTSYFTRNGDFAASESGAPYTEQTSVWHYVSGVDVQGGSPASNAKASIVALGDSITDGYGSAPAANHRWPDYLADRLHDRYGVLNAGISANRLLLDVPGSSAGQNALSRFDRDVLSVGAVRTLIVLEGINDIQQEPHQTDPAAITSAYRQLVAQAHARGIRVLGGTLTPFKGWRVYDDTLEATRQAVNAFIRTSGVFDAVIDFDAAVRDPADPLRMLPAYDSGDHLHPGDAGYERMAAAVRLDRL